The Clostridium sp. AWRP genome has a window encoding:
- the spoIIR gene encoding stage II sporulation protein R — MKKFLLVFIICILSIFTVCSYLFKVKSNNMQDDMASRIIRFHVIANSDSKNDQALKLKVRDKILKYIQPKLKDCKNIEESRKVLRENDKDVLKVARRVISEQGYNYEVKSTLSRVNFPIKTYGNITLPQGRYEAYRVIIGKGRGQNWWCVMFPPLCFVDITKGQVSYKKTEQEMKKVLTPEEYKMVNNNEFDISDKNNIKVRFKIIEVLNKLGI, encoded by the coding sequence ATGAAAAAATTTTTATTAGTATTTATTATATGTATTTTAAGTATATTTACTGTATGTTCCTATTTATTTAAAGTAAAAAGTAACAATATGCAGGATGATATGGCATCTAGGATTATAAGATTTCATGTTATAGCAAATAGTGATTCAAAAAATGATCAGGCACTTAAACTAAAAGTAAGAGATAAAATATTGAAATATATACAACCTAAACTAAAGGACTGTAAAAATATAGAGGAATCAAGAAAAGTTTTAAGGGAAAATGATAAGGACGTATTAAAAGTAGCCCGTAGAGTAATAAGTGAGCAGGGTTATAACTATGAAGTTAAAAGTACCTTATCCAGAGTAAATTTCCCTATAAAGACTTATGGAAATATAACTCTTCCTCAGGGAAGGTATGAGGCTTATAGGGTCATTATAGGAAAAGGACGAGGCCAAAACTGGTGGTGTGTTATGTTTCCTCCATTATGTTTCGTAGATATTACAAAAGGACAAGTATCCTACAAAAAGACAGAACAAGAAATGAAAAAGGTTTTGACACCGGAGGAGTACAAGATGGTAAACAACAATGAATTTGATATAAGTGACAAAAATAATATAAAAGTTAGATTCAAAATAATAGAGGTGTTAAATAAGTTGGGAATATAA
- a CDS encoding DUF1934 domain-containing protein, translating to MKKKAIISVSSKQTDGEEPIEVVTPGNFYKKDDSYYAVYKETELSGMEGTTTTLKIKQDKFSLIRMGSTSTKMDFDENKKNVSMYKTPYGTIELRIETNSLNINVDEQGGDIMINYKISTAGQALKNTKLKVNIKINE from the coding sequence ATGAAAAAAAAAGCTATTATATCTGTATCCAGTAAACAAACTGATGGGGAAGAACCTATAGAAGTTGTTACTCCAGGAAATTTTTATAAAAAAGATGATTCCTATTATGCTGTTTATAAAGAAACTGAATTATCTGGAATGGAAGGAACTACTACTACATTGAAGATAAAACAGGATAAGTTTTCTCTTATAAGAATGGGGAGTACTAGTACTAAAATGGATTTTGATGAGAATAAAAAAAATGTGTCCATGTATAAAACACCTTATGGAACTATAGAACTAAGAATAGAAACAAATAGTTTGAATATAAACGTAGACGAACAAGGTGGGGATATAATGATAAATTATAAGATTAGTACTGCAGGACAAGCATTAAAAAATACCAAGCTAAAAGTAAATATAAAAATTAATGAATAA
- the rpmE gene encoding 50S ribosomal protein L31, translating to MKNGIHPEYYHDAVVKCACGNTFTTGSTQKELKVEICSKCHPFYTGKQKAIDAGGRVDKFLKKFNLKIEE from the coding sequence ATGAAAAACGGCATACATCCAGAATACTATCATGATGCGGTAGTTAAGTGTGCATGTGGAAACACTTTTACAACTGGTTCAACACAAAAAGAGTTAAAAGTGGAAATATGTTCTAAGTGCCATCCATTCTACACTGGTAAGCAAAAAGCTATTGATGCTGGTGGAAGAGTAGATAAATTCTTAAAGAAATTTAATTTAAAAATCGAAGAGTAG
- a CDS encoding CTP synthase has translation MNTKYIFVTGGVVSSLGKGITAASLGRLLKNRGLKVSIQKFDPYINVDPGTMSPYQHGEVFVTDDGAETDLDLGHYERFIDENLSKNNNVTTGKIYWSVISKERKGEYLGSTVQVIPHITNEIKSRVYRVAKEQDVDVVITEIGGTVGDIESQPFLEAIRQIKYDVGIENVCFIHVTLVPYLQKSGELKTKPTQHSVKELRGIGIQPDIIVCRSEASISNDLKEKIALFCNVERDSVIQNLDAENLYEVPLMLHKEGLDELVCKKLKLECSEIDNSEWIKMVNDIKKLSKNVNIALVGKYVELHDAYISVVEALNHGGYANDANVNIKWINSEDVTSKNVGEHLKDMDGVLIPGGFGDRGIEGKILAAGWARKNKIPFFGICLGMQCAVIEFARNVLGYDGAHSSEIDPDTKYPVIDLMPDQKDIDEKGGTMRLGIYPCKLLKDSNCFKAYEEEVIYERHRHRYEFNNYYRKNLSQAGLVLSGTSPDSRLVEIVEIKDHPWFVGVQFHPELKSRPNRPHPLFRDFIKASLDNKN, from the coding sequence ATGAATACAAAATATATATTTGTAACCGGAGGAGTAGTATCTTCACTAGGAAAAGGAATAACTGCAGCTTCATTAGGAAGACTTCTAAAGAATAGAGGATTAAAGGTTTCAATTCAAAAATTTGACCCATACATAAATGTAGATCCAGGAACCATGAGTCCATATCAGCATGGTGAGGTTTTTGTTACAGATGATGGAGCAGAGACGGATTTGGATTTAGGTCATTATGAAAGATTTATAGATGAAAATTTAAGTAAAAATAATAATGTTACTACAGGAAAAATATATTGGTCAGTAATATCAAAAGAGAGAAAAGGGGAATACCTTGGAAGTACGGTTCAAGTAATTCCACACATAACAAATGAAATAAAATCAAGAGTATATAGGGTTGCCAAAGAACAAGATGTTGATGTAGTTATAACTGAAATAGGAGGTACTGTAGGAGATATAGAATCCCAGCCTTTTCTAGAAGCCATAAGACAGATAAAATATGATGTTGGAATAGAAAATGTATGTTTTATACATGTTACTTTAGTACCTTATTTACAAAAGTCAGGAGAATTGAAAACAAAACCTACCCAACATTCAGTTAAGGAACTTAGGGGTATAGGAATACAACCAGATATAATAGTATGTCGTTCGGAGGCATCTATATCTAATGATTTAAAGGAAAAAATAGCTTTATTTTGTAATGTAGAGAGAGATTCTGTTATTCAAAACTTAGATGCTGAAAACTTGTATGAAGTTCCATTGATGCTTCATAAAGAGGGATTAGATGAATTAGTATGTAAGAAGTTGAAATTGGAATGCAGTGAAATAGATAATTCCGAATGGATTAAAATGGTAAATGATATTAAGAAATTATCTAAGAATGTAAATATAGCTTTAGTTGGAAAATATGTAGAACTTCATGATGCATATATATCTGTAGTTGAGGCATTAAATCATGGAGGATATGCTAACGATGCTAATGTAAATATAAAGTGGATAAACTCTGAAGATGTAACTAGTAAAAATGTAGGAGAACACCTAAAAGACATGGATGGAGTGTTGATTCCGGGAGGATTTGGTGATAGAGGAATAGAAGGAAAAATATTAGCTGCAGGTTGGGCTAGAAAGAATAAAATTCCTTTTTTCGGAATATGTCTTGGTATGCAGTGTGCTGTAATAGAGTTTGCCAGAAATGTACTTGGATATGATGGAGCTCATAGCTCAGAAATAGATCCAGATACTAAATATCCTGTTATAGATTTAATGCCAGATCAAAAGGATATAGATGAAAAAGGTGGGACTATGAGGCTTGGAATATATCCATGTAAACTTTTAAAGGATAGTAATTGTTTTAAAGCTTATGAAGAAGAAGTTATATATGAGAGACATAGACATAGATATGAATTTAATAATTATTATAGAAAAAATTTATCACAGGCAGGCCTTGTTCTTTCAGGAACGAGTCCTGATTCAAGGTTAGTAGAAATTGTAGAAATAAAAGACCACCCATGGTTTGTAGGCGTACAATTTCATCCAGAACTTAAATCAAGACCTAATAGACCACATCCATTGTTTAGGGATTTCATAAAAGCTTCTTTGGATAATAAAAATTAG
- a CDS encoding Ger(x)C family spore germination protein: MTQKNFITEFGMFSTIVITMIGVGAFSYPGEVVNYLGSNGWIGTIVEGILAYFLIYIAYKVIKLNGYNKLCIILQNSLGKIFGGILALIFVAYNIFFISMGMRIFIEVIKMYLLEKTPSEFLIIVMIFTGIYLIRNELGDLIKFNEVSFWIMFVSMGLIFLFTLNKTNFNSSIPNFINSNVYDYLKAFKNTIYSFVGIEIIYLVAPFAKNKVSIKKIALKSILFVTLFYVVTVILSLAIFSEEQTKTLLWPTITMIKSVDIRGAFIERWEGIAMAIWIMFYFCNFSNVYYLSSDIVKDVFRLGDIRISSALIAPFIYLTAMYPENIADLYHIINTVMPGAAAYSLIFLPLIIFLFRKPKRNLNASKFICIFLACTVLTGCWDKVEIERTQLVSVIGVDAGEDIGKTKELKNVKSTDPLTSINLKKIHVTFGIPDLSKLEPGKGGISGDKYVDVDGYSMEDAVNTAMSKSSRTVKFSQTKLLVLGKSLMEYPDVVKEVVDYLQREPSLNRNMYIVISSGSSDKYIKIKMPMAKSTEGYILGLVEGDAKDNEVKTVTLNDFLVSMSENGNSIIPKIEMDKDKKNIKIAGTAAIKSFKYDGDLNQVQTSNIELLQGKLKSGKRMIYLEGHPVDIRINESNRRIKVSQEKGNLVFNIKLNIEGEIKNYYTNDKVLSVGKLSYIEQSFNKAIAQECKDAIKVTQRDLKIDPIGFKDYIKRYHPLMWRQVKDKWEGSYKDAVVNVNVDTKIRRIGVVK, encoded by the coding sequence ATGACACAAAAAAATTTTATAACTGAATTTGGAATGTTCAGTACTATAGTAATAACTATGATAGGTGTAGGAGCATTTTCATATCCGGGAGAAGTGGTAAACTATTTAGGGTCAAATGGATGGATTGGAACAATAGTAGAAGGAATATTAGCTTATTTCTTAATTTACATTGCCTATAAAGTTATAAAATTAAATGGATATAACAAGTTATGCATAATACTACAAAATAGCCTTGGAAAGATATTTGGAGGTATTTTGGCACTTATATTTGTTGCATATAATATATTTTTTATATCCATGGGTATGAGGATATTTATAGAAGTTATAAAAATGTATTTACTGGAAAAAACTCCTTCTGAATTTCTAATAATTGTAATGATATTTACAGGAATCTATCTTATAAGAAATGAACTAGGAGATTTAATAAAGTTTAATGAAGTTTCTTTTTGGATAATGTTCGTATCAATGGGATTAATATTTTTGTTTACTTTAAACAAAACAAACTTTAATAGCAGTATACCTAACTTTATTAATAGTAATGTTTATGATTATTTAAAAGCCTTCAAAAATACAATATATAGTTTTGTTGGCATAGAGATAATATACTTAGTTGCTCCTTTTGCAAAAAATAAAGTAAGTATAAAAAAAATAGCGTTAAAAAGCATTCTGTTTGTAACATTATTTTATGTTGTTACAGTTATACTGTCTCTAGCTATTTTTTCTGAAGAGCAAACTAAAACTTTATTATGGCCTACTATAACAATGATAAAATCTGTGGATATAAGAGGAGCCTTTATAGAGAGATGGGAAGGTATAGCAATGGCTATATGGATTATGTTTTACTTTTGTAATTTTTCTAATGTATATTACCTGTCTTCAGATATAGTAAAAGACGTATTTAGATTAGGCGATATAAGGATTTCCTCAGCTTTAATAGCTCCATTTATATATTTGACAGCTATGTATCCTGAAAATATAGCAGATCTATACCATATAATTAACACAGTAATGCCTGGGGCAGCTGCGTACAGTTTAATATTTCTTCCTTTAATTATATTTTTGTTTAGAAAACCTAAAAGGAACTTAAATGCAAGCAAGTTTATATGCATATTTTTAGCTTGTACTGTGCTAACTGGATGCTGGGATAAAGTTGAGATAGAAAGAACTCAATTAGTATCTGTAATAGGAGTGGATGCAGGAGAGGATATAGGTAAGACTAAAGAATTAAAAAATGTGAAGTCAACAGATCCTCTAACCTCCATAAACCTAAAAAAAATCCATGTAACTTTTGGAATACCAGATTTGAGTAAATTAGAACCCGGTAAAGGAGGTATATCTGGAGACAAATATGTGGATGTAGATGGATATTCAATGGAGGATGCTGTAAATACAGCAATGTCTAAAAGCAGTAGAACTGTGAAGTTTAGTCAAACAAAGTTGCTTGTTTTAGGTAAAAGTTTAATGGAATATCCTGATGTAGTAAAAGAAGTCGTAGATTATTTGCAAAGAGAACCTTCACTAAATAGAAATATGTATATAGTTATATCTAGTGGAAGTTCAGATAAGTATATAAAAATAAAAATGCCCATGGCAAAAAGTACAGAAGGTTATATATTGGGATTAGTTGAAGGAGATGCCAAGGACAATGAAGTTAAAACTGTAACTTTAAATGATTTCTTAGTTAGTATGAGTGAAAATGGAAATAGCATAATACCAAAAATTGAAATGGATAAGGACAAAAAGAATATAAAGATAGCAGGTACTGCAGCTATAAAAAGTTTTAAATATGATGGTGATTTAAATCAAGTTCAGACTTCTAATATAGAATTATTACAAGGCAAATTGAAAAGTGGCAAAAGAATGATATATTTGGAAGGTCATCCTGTAGATATAAGGATAAATGAGAGTAATAGAAGAATAAAAGTCTCCCAAGAAAAAGGAAATTTAGTGTTTAATATAAAACTAAATATTGAAGGTGAGATAAAAAATTATTATACTAACGATAAGGTTTTATCAGTAGGTAAATTGAGTTATATTGAACAAAGCTTTAATAAGGCCATAGCACAGGAATGTAAGGATGCTATAAAAGTTACTCAAAGAGATCTTAAAATTGATCCTATAGGATTTAAGGATTATATAAAAAGATATCATCCGCTTATGTGGAGGCAAGTAAAAGATAAATGGGAGGGTTCTTATAAAGATGCAGTTGTAAATGTAAATGTAGATACTAAAATAAGGAGAATTGGTGTAGTAAAATAA
- a CDS encoding glycosyltransferase, with amino-acid sequence MKVLILSISAGGGHGNAAEAIKSYIALKAPKSEVKIIDTIKYINPIIDKVVIGSYLKSLKVSPYLYGKLYTYSEDDYTITNTISSKLIEAMTCKLIPLIREFRPDILIATHSFSTEMLSVLKSKYNMNIPCMSIITDYYSHSSWLHPYIDAYVVSNEDMISKMIFKGISKDTIYNLGIPVKPDFNMNYDRKDTLESLDLCESKFTILVMGGSLGLGKIVDIYKQLTNINENIQVIIITGKNKKLYAELSKIKDSSSKETRIIGFTDHVNKYMQACDLLLTKPGGLTITEALICKIPLGLFSPIPGQEEKNAQFLLRHNLAVNLTDIEKCGENIEKLLHSKDELKSMVENCSKFSKPYAGNDIFNLINWLVQNKSNKSSFTEEKIYEKNNPKTFFKSAEKYFLKTALKLFEL; translated from the coding sequence ATGAAAGTTTTAATTCTTTCAATTTCTGCAGGAGGCGGACATGGTAACGCTGCAGAAGCTATAAAAAGTTACATAGCCTTAAAAGCTCCAAAATCAGAAGTAAAGATTATTGATACCATTAAATATATAAATCCTATAATAGACAAAGTAGTAATTGGAAGTTATTTAAAATCTCTAAAAGTATCCCCTTATTTATATGGGAAATTATACACTTACTCAGAAGATGATTATACAATTACAAACACTATAAGTTCTAAGCTTATTGAAGCTATGACTTGTAAATTGATTCCACTTATTCGTGAATTTAGACCTGATATATTAATAGCCACCCATTCATTCTCTACAGAAATGCTGTCGGTGCTAAAGTCAAAATACAATATGAACATACCATGTATGTCCATAATCACTGATTATTACTCTCATAGTTCTTGGCTTCATCCTTATATTGACGCTTATGTGGTTTCTAACGAAGATATGATAAGCAAAATGATTTTTAAAGGGATATCCAAAGACACTATTTATAACTTAGGAATACCTGTTAAACCAGATTTTAATATGAATTATGATAGAAAAGACACATTAGAATCATTAGATTTATGTGAATCCAAATTTACCATACTAGTTATGGGTGGAAGTCTGGGGCTTGGAAAAATAGTTGATATATATAAACAGTTAACTAATATAAATGAAAATATCCAGGTAATCATCATAACAGGTAAAAATAAAAAACTTTATGCAGAGCTTTCAAAGATTAAAGATTCTTCTTCAAAGGAAACTCGAATTATAGGTTTTACTGACCATGTAAATAAGTATATGCAGGCTTGTGACCTTCTTTTAACAAAACCAGGAGGGCTTACTATTACTGAGGCCTTAATATGCAAAATACCCCTTGGTCTATTTTCTCCAATACCAGGTCAAGAAGAAAAAAATGCTCAATTTCTACTAAGGCATAATTTGGCTGTAAATTTAACTGACATAGAAAAATGTGGTGAAAACATAGAAAAACTTCTTCACTCTAAAGATGAACTAAAAAGCATGGTAGAAAATTGCAGTAAATTTTCTAAACCTTATGCTGGGAATGACATATTTAATTTAATAAATTGGCTTGTACAAAATAAATCAAATAAAAGTTCCTTTACAGAAGAGAAAATTTATGAAAAGAACAATCCTAAAACTTTTTTTAAATCTGCAGAAAAATATTTTTTGAAAACAGCTTTAAAATTATTTGAATTGTAA
- the rho gene encoding transcription termination factor Rho, giving the protein MDDKDIDSMTVLQLKQIAKTLEIKNISKYKKSQLIEEIKKVSPAHIKKGGVILREKISPKDEAANKHKESEHTVRHSENKAHEDRNEEQKTNGNEKREKLKEMISESDSARGVLEIIENNNYGFLRGKNYLTGPDDIYVSPSQIRRFNLKTGDEVCGKVRIPKEGEKFKALLYVEKVNGENPERAVGRKPFETLTPVYPNERIKLETNSADLSTRLMDIISPIGKGQRGIIVAPPKAGKTTLLKKIAQSISRNHPEIKLIVVLIDERPEEVTDMQRSINGEVIYSTFDEEPEHHTKVAYMVLERTKRMVEQGQDVVILLDSITRLSRAYNLTITPTGRTLSGGLDPGALVMPKKFFGAARNIEEGGSLTILATALIETGSRMDDMIFEEFKGTGNMEIHLDRKLQERRIFPAIDVYKSGTRRDDLLFKSQLEKEAAFNIRKVMYDENNNQNVTEQLINLLSKTRNNYEFMNIVSKMNMNKLGEK; this is encoded by the coding sequence TTGGACGATAAAGATATAGATAGTATGACGGTTTTGCAATTAAAACAAATTGCAAAAACTTTGGAAATAAAAAATATATCAAAATATAAAAAAAGCCAATTGATTGAGGAAATAAAAAAAGTATCTCCTGCCCATATCAAAAAGGGTGGTGTTATACTTAGAGAAAAAATAAGCCCTAAAGATGAAGCTGCAAATAAACATAAAGAATCAGAGCATACTGTAAGGCATAGTGAGAACAAAGCACATGAAGATAGAAATGAAGAACAAAAGACAAATGGAAACGAAAAAAGAGAAAAACTTAAAGAAATGATAAGTGAATCAGATAGTGCAAGGGGAGTACTTGAAATAATAGAAAATAATAATTATGGATTTTTAAGAGGAAAGAACTATTTAACAGGACCTGACGATATATACGTGTCTCCATCTCAGATAAGAAGATTCAATTTAAAAACAGGAGATGAAGTTTGCGGTAAAGTTAGGATCCCTAAAGAAGGGGAAAAATTTAAGGCATTATTGTATGTTGAAAAGGTAAATGGAGAGAATCCAGAAAGAGCAGTGGGAAGAAAACCTTTTGAAACACTCACTCCTGTATATCCTAACGAAAGAATAAAGTTAGAAACCAATAGTGCGGACTTATCTACAAGACTTATGGATATAATCTCACCTATAGGAAAAGGACAAAGAGGAATTATAGTTGCTCCTCCTAAAGCAGGTAAAACTACTCTTCTAAAAAAGATAGCCCAAAGTATTTCAAGAAATCATCCAGAAATAAAATTAATAGTGGTGCTTATAGATGAAAGACCGGAAGAAGTTACTGATATGCAAAGGTCTATAAATGGAGAAGTTATTTATTCAACTTTTGATGAGGAACCAGAACATCATACTAAAGTTGCATATATGGTACTTGAACGTACCAAGAGAATGGTAGAACAAGGACAGGATGTGGTGATATTATTAGATAGTATTACTAGACTTTCTAGAGCATACAATTTGACTATAACTCCTACAGGGAGGACTCTTTCAGGAGGACTAGATCCTGGAGCATTAGTAATGCCTAAAAAGTTCTTTGGTGCGGCTAGAAATATAGAAGAAGGTGGAAGTCTTACTATACTTGCTACTGCACTTATTGAAACTGGAAGCAGAATGGATGACATGATATTTGAAGAATTTAAAGGCACTGGAAATATGGAAATACATTTGGATAGAAAACTTCAAGAAAGAAGAATATTCCCTGCTATAGATGTATACAAGTCTGGAACAAGAAGAGATGATTTACTGTTTAAAAGTCAGTTAGAGAAAGAAGCAGCTTTCAATATAAGAAAAGTTATGTATGATGAAAATAATAATCAAAATGTTACAGAACAATTGATAAATTTACTTTCAAAAACCAGGAACAATTATGAATTTATGAATATTGTAAGCAAGATGAATATGAACAAACTAGGCGAAAAGTAA
- a CDS encoding DUF1385 domain-containing protein, whose protein sequence is MSRKTSVGGQAVIEGVMMRGSHGMATAVRKPDGEIVVNREDSISYTKRNSFLGLPVIRGFVSLIEAMVIGISTLNYSASFFDDEEEPTKFDRCFRSIFKEKSDNVLMGVTIFISLGIAVLLFFIFPTFAANIFKKFGVHGSVQLNMIEGIIRVIIFLGYIFLIGNMSDISRVFQYHGAEHKTIFCYENEEELTPEKAKKFKRLHPRCGTNFLFLVMIVSIILFSLTGWGNILQRILYRVILLPLVSGVTYEIIRWMGRSNSCFSKVLAYPGLMLQKLTTREPDYSQLEVAIIALKYAEGIEKEIEESRYSESGEIKRVMELDKDGNEIVKNEHDADCEENLMKAENSYEK, encoded by the coding sequence ATGTCAAGAAAAACATCAGTTGGAGGCCAGGCTGTGATAGAAGGTGTTATGATGAGGGGAAGCCATGGTATGGCTACTGCTGTTAGAAAACCAGATGGCGAGATTGTTGTAAATAGAGAGGACAGTATATCTTATACCAAAAGAAATAGCTTTTTAGGACTGCCAGTGATAAGGGGATTTGTATCTTTGATAGAAGCTATGGTAATTGGGATAAGTACACTTAATTATTCTGCATCATTTTTTGATGATGAAGAGGAACCTACTAAGTTTGATAGGTGTTTTAGAAGTATATTTAAGGAAAAAAGTGATAATGTACTTATGGGAGTTACTATTTTTATATCGCTTGGAATAGCTGTACTCTTGTTTTTTATATTTCCTACTTTTGCGGCAAATATATTTAAAAAGTTTGGAGTGCATGGAAGTGTACAACTCAATATGATTGAAGGCATAATTAGAGTAATTATATTTTTAGGTTATATATTCCTAATAGGTAATATGTCGGATATAAGCAGAGTATTTCAGTACCATGGTGCAGAACACAAGACCATTTTCTGTTATGAAAATGAAGAGGAGCTTACACCTGAGAAGGCTAAAAAATTTAAAAGGCTTCATCCAAGGTGCGGCACAAATTTTTTGTTTTTAGTTATGATAGTCAGTATAATACTTTTTTCTTTAACTGGCTGGGGTAATATTTTGCAAAGAATTTTATACAGAGTAATTCTACTGCCGCTGGTTTCTGGGGTCACCTATGAAATTATAAGGTGGATGGGTAGAAGCAATAGTTGTTTTTCAAAGGTGCTTGCCTATCCTGGACTTATGCTGCAAAAACTTACTACAAGAGAACCGGATTATAGCCAACTGGAAGTGGCAATTATAGCTCTAAAGTATGCGGAGGGAATTGAAAAAGAAATAGAAGAAAGTAGATATAGTGAAAGCGGAGAGATAAAGAGAGTTATGGAATTGGATAAGGATGGGAACGAAATCGTAAAAAACGAACACGATGCAGATTGTGAAGAAAACTTAATGAAAGCAGAGAATTCTTATGAAAAGTAG
- the ypeB gene encoding germination protein YpeB, with protein MKFSKKRIIYTAIVTLIVVFSSTFAVLMTLERNDYRNYLQGEYGKSMYELIDAVQNIRTNLTKSAIVGSREQQIVVFDEIFRYSAVASDKLHSLPVSQSTISDTSKFLTQVGDFCYSLGKSSTEGKQLSERDYNDIEKLKKQSNVLENQLELVSNNINQGKVKWGEIRKKITGVFAKSNDISISEQFRGIQKQVLQYPTLIYDGPFSDNTLQINPKIKLQKEVSQGEAEKTARQVIGKDKIENMDVSSVNEKSNIGVYRFTAALKGRTKKDSRVVCEISKNGGKVYYLINDKSINNSSMDVKKASEIGLKYLDNLGYKNMIITYSLRYNNVAVINYVYSQNGILVYPDQIKLKIALDNGEIIGVEAEKYLISHEENRKIETPKLTYGEAEKRVSKRLNVTSKRLTIIPTETNKEVLCYEFSGNYKGDYFKVYVNTNTGYEERIIQIIDTPNGKLAV; from the coding sequence ATGAAATTTTCTAAAAAAAGGATAATATATACTGCCATAGTAACTTTAATTGTAGTGTTTTCTAGCACATTTGCTGTATTAATGACTCTTGAAAGAAATGATTATAGAAATTATTTGCAGGGTGAGTATGGTAAAAGTATGTATGAATTAATAGATGCAGTTCAAAATATAAGAACTAATTTAACCAAATCGGCTATAGTTGGATCAAGAGAACAACAGATAGTAGTTTTTGACGAAATATTTAGGTATTCTGCTGTAGCTAGTGATAAATTGCATTCACTTCCAGTATCCCAATCTACTATATCAGATACCAGTAAGTTTTTAACTCAGGTAGGAGATTTCTGCTATAGTTTAGGCAAATCATCTACAGAAGGAAAACAGTTAAGCGAAAGAGATTATAATGATATAGAAAAATTAAAAAAGCAATCCAATGTACTGGAAAATCAGTTAGAATTAGTATCTAACAATATAAATCAGGGGAAAGTAAAATGGGGAGAAATAAGAAAAAAGATTACAGGCGTTTTTGCTAAAAGTAACGATATATCAATATCTGAACAATTTAGGGGAATACAAAAACAGGTTCTTCAATATCCTACATTAATTTATGATGGACCGTTTTCAGATAATACACTTCAGATAAACCCTAAAATAAAATTACAAAAAGAAGTTTCTCAAGGTGAGGCAGAAAAAACTGCTAGGCAGGTTATTGGAAAAGATAAGATAGAAAATATGGATGTATCTTCTGTTAATGAAAAATCCAACATAGGTGTATATAGATTTACTGCAGCATTAAAGGGAAGAACTAAAAAAGACAGTAGAGTAGTATGTGAAATAAGTAAAAATGGGGGGAAGGTATACTACTTAATAAATGATAAGAGCATAAATAACAGTTCTATGGACGTTAAAAAGGCTTCTGAAATTGGACTCAAATATTTAGATAATTTAGGTTATAAAAATATGATCATTACGTATTCCTTAAGATATAATAATGTGGCAGTTATAAACTATGTGTATAGTCAAAATGGTATACTTGTTTATCCTGATCAGATTAAACTAAAGATAGCTTTAGATAATGGAGAAATTATAGGTGTGGAAGCAGAAAAGTATTTAATATCCCATGAAGAGAATAGAAAAATAGAAACTCCTAAGTTAACCTATGGGGAAGCTGAGAAGAGAGTTAGCAAGAGACTAAATGTAACAAGTAAGAGGCTCACTATAATTCCTACGGAAACTAATAAGGAAGTACTATGTTATGAGTTTTCTGGAAATTATAAAGGTGATTACTTTAAAGTTTATGTAAATACAAATACGGGATATGAGGAGAGAATAATTCAAATAATTGACACTCCTAATGGTAAACTTGCAGTGTAA
- a CDS encoding ribose-5-phosphate isomerase, with protein MKYFRNKEEVYTKIIKILCEYKGLSRKHMFKILKNESCRYLFFLLIKKYECCDMELLKKDFPSVNSKNVKRNIKRAEEKLLFDKKIREMYFEAEDIINKVK; from the coding sequence ATGAAATATTTTAGAAATAAAGAAGAAGTATACACTAAAATAATTAAAATATTATGTGAATACAAGGGACTTAGTAGGAAACACATGTTTAAAATATTAAAAAACGAATCTTGTAGATACTTATTTTTTTTGCTTATTAAAAAATATGAATGCTGTGATATGGAATTATTGAAGAAAGATTTTCCCTCTGTGAACAGTAAAAATGTAAAAAGGAATATAAAAAGAGCAGAAGAAAAATTATTGTTTGATAAAAAAATAAGAGAAATGTATTTTGAAGCAGAAGATATAATAAATAAAGTAAAATAA